From Echinicola jeungdonensis, the proteins below share one genomic window:
- a CDS encoding tagaturonate epimerase family protein, whose translation MKALGKYSFGMGDRFGLEGDAQLKAILHANAKRINITPVWNKSHREHLTVNSKPEIVRKEAEIAIKNLNFKDPYFVDADHINFDIVDDYIPYCDFFTIDVAQFIGKAPYQKEKDAFLQFVQPYQGALYIPGIKNSITIDENELNEIINTFLFAAKKASEVYEHISLKKDDDFVVEVSMDEVAKPQSPIELFFILAALAYYKVPVSTLAPKFTGRFNKGIDYEGELRMFEKEFEEDLQVLKFAKKEFGLPDQLKLSIHSGSDKFSIYPVMNRLIKKHNAGIHVKTAGTTWLEEITVLAESSKEGFDFALKVYEKALDRYDELTSPYPDVLDIDKKALPSLENLKNDGKEKMAQALRHEPRGNRMNPHLRQLMHCAYKIAAEERGEFYNLMTLHRRAIEEKVMENLLEKHIKPIFF comes from the coding sequence ATGAAAGCATTAGGAAAATATTCATTTGGCATGGGGGATCGATTTGGATTGGAAGGAGATGCCCAGTTAAAGGCCATACTCCATGCCAATGCTAAGAGAATAAACATTACTCCAGTCTGGAATAAATCCCACCGGGAACATTTGACCGTCAATTCCAAACCTGAAATTGTCCGGAAGGAAGCAGAAATTGCTATCAAGAATCTTAATTTTAAAGACCCCTATTTTGTGGACGCAGACCACATCAATTTTGACATCGTGGACGATTATATTCCTTATTGCGACTTTTTTACGATTGATGTGGCTCAGTTTATCGGAAAAGCTCCATACCAGAAGGAAAAGGATGCCTTTTTACAATTTGTGCAACCCTACCAAGGTGCGCTATATATCCCGGGAATAAAGAATTCTATAACTATTGATGAAAATGAGCTGAATGAAATTATCAATACTTTTTTATTTGCTGCTAAAAAAGCCTCAGAGGTGTATGAGCATATCAGTTTAAAAAAGGATGATGATTTTGTTGTAGAGGTTTCCATGGATGAGGTGGCTAAGCCTCAATCTCCAATTGAACTTTTCTTTATTCTTGCTGCCCTTGCCTATTACAAAGTTCCCGTCAGTACCCTTGCCCCCAAATTTACTGGTAGGTTTAACAAAGGAATAGATTACGAAGGGGAATTGAGAATGTTTGAAAAGGAATTTGAGGAAGATCTTCAGGTTTTAAAATTTGCCAAAAAAGAATTTGGGCTTCCTGATCAATTAAAACTTAGCATCCATAGCGGAAGTGATAAATTTTCCATTTATCCTGTCATGAACCGCTTGATCAAAAAACATAATGCAGGAATACACGTCAAAACAGCGGGCACTACCTGGTTAGAGGAAATCACGGTATTAGCAGAAAGCAGCAAGGAGGGTTTTGATTTTGCCCTCAAAGTATATGAGAAAGCCCTGGATCGTTATGATGAACTGACATCCCCTTATCCTGATGTTTTAGACATTGATAAAAAAGCCCTACCCAGCCTAGAAAATCTTAAAAATGATGGCAAGGAAAAAATGGCCCAAGCTTTAAGGCATGAACCAAGAGGAAATCGGATGAACCCCCATTTAAGGCAATTGATGCATTGTGCCTATAAAATTGCTGCTGAAGAAAGGGGAGAATTTTATAACCTAATGACCCTGCACCGAAGGGCCATAGAGGAAAAGGTGATGGAAAATCTTCTGGAGAAACATATTAAGCCGATATTTTTTTAG
- a CDS encoding family 43 glycosylhydrolase: MFWNIEEIIKSRPFQKSAMVIMASFIWVNLSYGQEKFNPILPDNIADPSVAFFDGTYYLFGTTDIDRGLAQMGPPVVWKSKDFVNWSFDGTILNGVDWSKPYEFVDKEGNSKTGYFRYWAPGRPRKKEGKFYLFPTIVKPDDSMGIYVMVAEHPEGPYEFVNGDGLYFNEPEKANSEAKPLINDIDAEVFIDDDGSAYVYWRRRNAAKLNEDWTGIDGELVKISTNHGGYSEGPTLFKRDGIYYYLYTLSGHANYKNAYMISKDGPLGPFEKPEGPDIFIHSDVETGVWGPGHGNIFKVPEEDKYLFSYLEYGEGGTTRQVFANELEFNPDGTIKPMEVNFEGVGYLGKDKSISSKQLEIAKITASSWKGPKKVEANMDVNPNRLDGLSGPNEKSSTKTFTYGPENAVDNSNYTSWVARETDPKPSLQLDLGKAKKVKKISLAFVHPVFGHAYKLEKSEDGIRWKEVMKQENQKVRTPHWIEGVGKARYLKVTILNGHPGIWEMGVY, encoded by the coding sequence ATGTTTTGGAATATTGAAGAAATAATAAAAAGCAGGCCTTTTCAAAAGTCTGCAATGGTTATAATGGCCAGCTTTATTTGGGTCAACCTTTCCTATGGACAGGAAAAGTTTAATCCAATTTTGCCTGATAACATTGCAGATCCATCAGTCGCTTTTTTTGATGGAACTTATTACCTTTTTGGGACCACGGATATTGATAGGGGACTAGCTCAAATGGGGCCTCCCGTGGTCTGGAAATCCAAGGATTTTGTGAATTGGAGTTTTGATGGGACCATTTTAAATGGGGTAGACTGGAGCAAACCCTATGAATTTGTCGATAAAGAAGGAAACTCAAAAACTGGCTATTTTAGATATTGGGCACCGGGAAGGCCTAGGAAAAAGGAGGGGAAATTTTATTTGTTTCCGACCATTGTAAAGCCCGATGATTCAATGGGCATTTATGTCATGGTAGCTGAACACCCGGAGGGTCCTTATGAATTTGTCAATGGTGATGGCCTTTACTTCAATGAACCTGAAAAGGCAAATAGTGAAGCCAAGCCATTGATTAACGATATTGATGCAGAGGTTTTTATTGATGATGATGGCAGTGCTTATGTCTATTGGAGAAGGCGAAATGCCGCAAAGCTCAATGAGGATTGGACGGGAATTGATGGTGAACTTGTAAAAATCTCCACCAACCATGGAGGGTATTCTGAAGGACCGACTTTATTTAAAAGAGATGGGATTTATTATTATCTCTATACCTTGTCAGGGCATGCCAATTATAAAAATGCCTATATGATCAGTAAGGATGGACCGCTAGGACCTTTTGAAAAACCTGAGGGGCCGGATATTTTCATCCATTCAGATGTTGAAACAGGGGTTTGGGGGCCCGGTCATGGTAATATTTTCAAGGTTCCGGAAGAAGATAAGTACCTGTTTTCCTATTTGGAATATGGAGAAGGCGGCACCACCCGGCAGGTGTTTGCCAATGAGTTGGAGTTTAACCCTGATGGGACCATAAAACCCATGGAAGTTAATTTTGAAGGCGTAGGCTATTTGGGTAAAGATAAAAGTATTTCTTCCAAACAATTGGAGATCGCCAAAATTACAGCTTCCAGTTGGAAAGGGCCCAAAAAGGTGGAAGCCAACATGGATGTCAATCCGAATCGCTTGGATGGATTATCCGGACCCAATGAAAAGTCGTCAACCAAGACTTTTACTTATGGCCCAGAAAATGCCGTGGACAACAGCAATTATACCAGTTGGGTGGCCAGAGAAACTGATCCCAAACCCTCTTTGCAGCTGGATTTAGGCAAAGCCAAGAAAGTAAAGAAAATCTCTTTAGCATTTGTCCATCCAGTTTTTGGGCATGCTTACAAGCTGGAAAAGTCAGAAGACGGAATCCGGTGGAAGGAAGTAATGAAGCAGGAAAACCAGAAGGTCAGAACCCCTCATTGGATAGAAGGAGTAGGGAAGGCCCGATACTTAAAAGTCACGATATTGAATGGCCATCCGGGTATTTGGGAAATGGGAGTTTATTGA
- a CDS encoding sugar phosphate isomerase/epimerase family protein has translation MNKETNKELTSSRRGFIKSLALIGTGIMSGQALVSCSSASGLGFGSEERYKVAVCDWMILKRQKLSAFEFANEINADGIQMDMGGLGDRVTFDSKLGDPEMQQKFLAEAKKQGVEISSIAMSGFYAQSFAERPTVPKMVQDTVDTMDAMGIKIAYLPLGVPGDLVKKPELRPAIVERLKMAGEKAHKIGGVIAVETALDAEGELELLKDVNSPGVKISYNFANAIRDGRDIPSELKKLGAENIAQIHCSNTDGELIENDPAFDMPKIKKTLDKMGWSGWLIIERSRDVDDVHNRKYNYGSNVEYMKEVFQES, from the coding sequence ATGAATAAAGAAACTAATAAAGAATTGACCTCAAGCCGAAGAGGGTTTATCAAATCACTTGCTTTAATAGGAACCGGAATTATGTCCGGTCAGGCCTTGGTCAGCTGTTCATCAGCCAGTGGTTTGGGCTTTGGAAGTGAAGAACGTTATAAAGTGGCCGTTTGTGATTGGATGATCCTTAAAAGGCAAAAACTAAGCGCTTTTGAATTTGCCAATGAGATCAACGCAGATGGAATCCAAATGGATATGGGTGGCCTGGGTGACCGGGTAACTTTTGATAGCAAACTGGGAGATCCGGAAATGCAACAAAAGTTCCTGGCAGAAGCCAAAAAGCAGGGTGTTGAAATCAGCTCTATTGCTATGTCGGGTTTTTATGCCCAGTCCTTTGCCGAAAGGCCGACCGTTCCAAAAATGGTGCAGGATACCGTGGATACGATGGATGCCATGGGAATAAAGATTGCCTATTTGCCTTTGGGAGTACCCGGGGATTTGGTCAAAAAGCCAGAATTGAGGCCTGCCATCGTGGAAAGACTTAAAATGGCAGGGGAAAAAGCCCATAAAATTGGTGGGGTGATTGCCGTGGAAACTGCTCTTGATGCTGAGGGAGAATTGGAATTGCTGAAAGATGTGAATTCCCCTGGAGTGAAGATCTCTTACAATTTTGCCAATGCGATTAGGGATGGAAGGGATATTCCAAGTGAACTCAAAAAGTTGGGAGCGGAGAATATTGCCCAAATCCATTGTTCAAATACCGACGGTGAATTGATAGAAAACGATCCGGCATTTGATATGCCAAAGATCAAAAAGACCCTTGACAAAATGGGCTGGTCCGGTTGGCTCATTATTGAGCGGTCCAGAGATGTGGATGATGTTCATAACAGGAAGTACAATTACGGTTCCAACGTGGAATATATGAAAGAAGTATTTCAGGAAAGCTAA
- a CDS encoding rhamnogalacturonan acetylesterase: protein MKRNSFIYCLGIGAFAICSSLISCKTQQQEIQSSTYKFDFGTGKIAEGYHQVRPENMYDSAKGFGFLDAPELEAADRGGNVLENDFLSSKSPFFFTVDVPEGNYDVKVILGDKEGTSSSTIRVENRRLMVGKTETKSGEIIEKNFSVHIRYPEIAGTNKKVKLKSREHDYLHWDHQLTIEFNGDMPKVAGIEITPNNTAPTVFLAGNSTVVDQANEPWAAWGQMFPAFFEPGKVVIGNHAESGLTLKAFRWHNRLENILSMMKPGDYLFIEFTHNDQKPGNAHVEPFTSYQEVIREFMAAAKEKGGIPVLVTSMHRRSFDENGKIINTLEEYPEAMRQLAEEENVALIDLNAMSKTLYEAWGETESKKAFVHFPAGTFEGQEEDFADNTHFSTYGAYQLASCVVEGLKKTDLDLVKWIKPDIPTYNPANPPAFEEFYWPLSPRVSIIKPDGN, encoded by the coding sequence ATGAAGCGAAACTCATTTATATATTGCCTCGGGATAGGGGCTTTTGCCATTTGCAGCTCATTGATTTCCTGTAAAACCCAACAACAAGAAATTCAATCTTCCACATATAAATTTGATTTTGGCACAGGAAAGATTGCCGAAGGATACCATCAAGTTCGACCTGAGAATATGTACGATTCTGCCAAAGGGTTTGGCTTTTTGGATGCTCCGGAATTGGAAGCTGCTGACCGGGGAGGAAATGTTCTGGAAAATGATTTTTTAAGTTCTAAGAGCCCTTTTTTCTTTACCGTAGATGTTCCTGAAGGAAATTATGATGTCAAAGTAATTTTAGGGGATAAAGAGGGAACTTCTTCCAGCACCATTAGAGTAGAAAACAGAAGATTGATGGTGGGAAAAACTGAAACCAAATCTGGAGAAATAATTGAAAAGAATTTTTCCGTCCATATTCGCTATCCTGAAATTGCCGGCACTAATAAAAAGGTGAAGTTAAAATCCAGAGAACATGACTATTTGCACTGGGACCACCAATTGACTATTGAGTTTAATGGAGATATGCCAAAAGTAGCGGGGATAGAGATTACCCCTAACAATACTGCCCCAACCGTATTTTTGGCTGGTAACAGCACTGTCGTGGATCAGGCCAATGAACCCTGGGCTGCTTGGGGACAAATGTTTCCCGCCTTTTTTGAGCCTGGCAAAGTGGTTATAGGAAACCATGCAGAATCCGGTCTTACCCTTAAAGCATTCAGATGGCATAACAGGTTGGAAAATATATTGAGTATGATGAAGCCCGGTGATTATTTGTTCATTGAATTTACTCATAATGACCAAAAACCAGGAAATGCCCATGTTGAGCCGTTTACTTCCTATCAGGAGGTGATTAGGGAATTTATGGCTGCTGCTAAAGAAAAGGGAGGTATTCCTGTTTTGGTAACCTCCATGCATCGCAGGAGTTTTGATGAAAATGGAAAAATTATCAATACCCTGGAAGAATATCCCGAAGCGATGCGTCAATTGGCCGAGGAAGAGAATGTGGCCCTAATTGATCTCAATGCCATGAGCAAGACTTTATATGAAGCTTGGGGAGAAACGGAATCCAAAAAGGCTTTTGTCCATTTTCCTGCAGGGACCTTTGAAGGGCAGGAAGAAGATTTTGCTGACAATACCCACTTCAGCACTTATGGCGCATATCAATTGGCCAGCTGTGTGGTGGAAGGTCTGAAGAAAACAGATTTGGATTTGGTGAAATGGATAAAACCGGATATTCCAACCTACAATCCAGCAAACCCTCCGGCTTTTGAGGAATTCTATTGGCCACTCAGTCCCCGGGTGTCAATTATCAAACCTGATGGAAATTAA
- a CDS encoding DUF6250 domain-containing protein yields MDFNRHFIYGLFLAGIFSACSQEGTEQKDRNEGSTPEKVIFQSDFSGELDPQTWKTEIEDPDSSKVVVIDGKLVLDSNAGVTVWLDKKLKGDIEITYQREVIMEEGVNDRLSDLNQFWMATDPRNENLFTRSGSFKEYDSLSMYYVGFGGNYNSTTRFRKYHGDGEKPLLFDLRDKAHLLQPNHVYDIKIKVDDGLVSYWVDDNLFFQYQDENPLEEGYFGFRSTWSRHAIDNLKIVQLEK; encoded by the coding sequence ATGGATTTTAATCGTCACTTTATATACGGCCTTTTTTTAGCTGGTATCTTTTCAGCCTGCTCTCAGGAAGGTACAGAACAAAAGGACAGAAATGAAGGCTCCACTCCCGAAAAAGTGATATTCCAATCTGATTTTTCAGGTGAACTGGACCCTCAAACCTGGAAAACGGAAATAGAGGATCCGGACAGTTCAAAGGTAGTGGTAATAGATGGTAAGTTGGTATTGGATTCCAATGCAGGAGTTACCGTCTGGCTGGACAAAAAACTTAAAGGAGACATTGAAATCACCTATCAACGGGAAGTGATCATGGAAGAAGGTGTCAATGACCGGCTATCTGATCTCAATCAGTTTTGGATGGCTACCGACCCTAGAAATGAAAACTTATTTACCAGGAGCGGTTCTTTCAAAGAATATGATTCGCTAAGCATGTATTACGTTGGATTTGGGGGAAACTATAATTCCACAACCCGCTTTAGGAAATACCATGGTGATGGTGAAAAGCCATTGTTATTTGACCTTAGGGACAAGGCTCACTTACTACAGCCTAATCATGTATATGATATCAAGATTAAAGTGGATGATGGCCTGGTAAGCTATTGGGTAGATGACAATTTGTTTTTTCAATACCAGGATGAAAACCCATTGGAGGAAGGATACTTTGGTTTCCGCTCCACCTGGTCCAGACATGCTATTGATAATTTGAAAATTGTTCAGTTAGAGAAATAG
- a CDS encoding alpha-L-arabinofuranosidase C-terminal domain-containing protein — MFKTKTLLLGMAALISPLLTNAQNEPTELEVDLKEKVTDISPNMWGLFFEDINFAADGGLYAEMIKNYSFEFKNPLMGWGRVEDHGAYGYVFNRNHPEGANKKFLRIQRLNNQGDFGISNGGFRGIAVKEGLDYTVTFIAKIAKGEDLKVTTKLLDRNEVIGKGSVSGFTDEWKEYKIVMNSSKTLDGVQFQLLLEGEGELDVDMISMFPEDTWKGHKRGLRKDLVQLLADMDPGFLRFPGGCIVEGFDLENRYQWKKTIGEMEDREVMMNRWNIEFSHRTTPDYYQSFGIGFFEYFQLAEDIGAEPLPIVSCGLACQFNTGEQVPIGALDPFVNDALDLIEFANGPVDSKWGAKRAEMGHPEPFNLKFIGVGNENWGPQYIERAKVFQKAISAAYPDVTIVSTSGPFPDGREFEYLWGELKKMDAKLVDEHYYRSPEWFRSNARRYDDYDRNGPKVFAGEYAAHTNMTREALKRNNWEAALSEAAFMTGLERNAAVVRLASYAPLFAHVEGWQWNPDLIWFDNLRSYGTPNYYVQKLFSTNPGTHVVPITEADKSLAGEDGLYASATIDENTNELIFKVVNISKEPQKVIIDLNGRYRGNGKGILLEMASDDLAAVNSLENPTNLEPVEKTLEVKRKTIEMELKGQSVNVGKVKLSK; from the coding sequence ATGTTTAAGACCAAAACCCTATTGTTGGGAATGGCTGCCTTGATTTCGCCATTGCTGACAAATGCCCAAAATGAGCCAACCGAATTGGAGGTGGATCTCAAAGAAAAAGTAACGGACATTTCCCCAAATATGTGGGGCTTGTTTTTTGAAGATATCAATTTTGCTGCAGATGGAGGTCTTTATGCAGAAATGATCAAAAACTACTCTTTCGAATTCAAAAATCCATTGATGGGATGGGGAAGGGTGGAAGACCATGGTGCCTATGGTTATGTTTTTAACCGCAACCACCCGGAAGGAGCCAATAAAAAATTCCTCCGAATCCAAAGACTCAATAACCAAGGTGACTTTGGAATAAGTAATGGAGGATTTCGTGGTATTGCAGTTAAGGAAGGCCTGGATTATACTGTTACTTTTATCGCCAAAATTGCAAAAGGTGAAGACTTAAAAGTTACCACCAAATTATTGGACAGAAATGAAGTGATTGGGAAGGGATCAGTCAGCGGTTTTACCGATGAGTGGAAGGAATATAAAATTGTGATGAACTCCAGCAAAACCCTGGATGGAGTACAGTTTCAGTTATTGCTGGAAGGAGAAGGGGAATTGGATGTGGATATGATTTCCATGTTTCCTGAGGATACCTGGAAAGGCCATAAAAGAGGCCTGAGAAAGGATTTGGTGCAGTTGCTTGCCGATATGGATCCCGGATTTTTGAGATTCCCCGGTGGATGTATTGTGGAAGGTTTTGATCTGGAAAACCGCTATCAATGGAAAAAAACCATTGGCGAAATGGAAGACCGGGAAGTGATGATGAACCGTTGGAATATTGAATTTTCCCATAGGACGACCCCGGATTATTACCAGTCATTTGGCATTGGCTTTTTTGAATATTTCCAACTGGCTGAGGATATTGGAGCAGAGCCATTGCCTATCGTAAGTTGTGGTTTGGCCTGCCAATTTAATACTGGAGAGCAAGTTCCTATTGGAGCTTTAGATCCATTCGTAAATGATGCTCTTGATTTAATAGAATTTGCCAATGGCCCTGTGGATAGCAAGTGGGGAGCCAAAAGGGCTGAAATGGGGCATCCCGAACCTTTTAACTTGAAATTTATAGGTGTTGGTAATGAAAACTGGGGACCGCAGTATATCGAGAGGGCCAAAGTTTTTCAAAAAGCCATAAGTGCAGCTTATCCCGATGTGACCATTGTCAGTACTTCAGGTCCATTTCCTGATGGAAGGGAATTTGAATATCTATGGGGAGAATTGAAGAAAATGGATGCAAAACTGGTGGATGAACATTACTACCGATCACCTGAGTGGTTCCGCAGCAATGCCCGTCGATATGATGACTATGACCGTAATGGTCCTAAAGTTTTTGCAGGGGAATATGCGGCGCATACAAATATGACAAGGGAAGCATTGAAGCGAAACAACTGGGAAGCAGCCCTATCAGAAGCAGCTTTTATGACCGGGTTGGAGAGAAATGCAGCGGTTGTTAGGTTGGCTTCTTATGCTCCATTATTTGCACATGTTGAAGGTTGGCAATGGAACCCGGATTTGATTTGGTTTGACAACCTTAGGTCCTATGGTACACCAAACTACTATGTCCAAAAATTATTCTCTACCAATCCAGGTACACATGTAGTACCTATTACTGAAGCTGATAAAAGTTTGGCCGGGGAAGATGGCCTTTATGCCTCAGCTACCATTGATGAAAACACTAATGAGTTAATCTTTAAAGTGGTCAATATTTCTAAGGAACCTCAAAAAGTGATTATTGACTTGAATGGCAGGTATCGAGGTAATGGAAAAGGAATCCTTTTGGAAATGGCCAGTGATGACCTCGCTGCGGTAAACTCACTGGAAAACCCAACCAATTTGGAGCCGGTTGAAAAGACATTAGAGGTAAAAAGAAAAACCATTGAAATGGAATTGAAAGGTCAATCTGTCAATGTCGGTAAAGTTAAATTGAGTAAATAA
- a CDS encoding Tat pathway signal sequence domain protein, with protein sequence MSNYNITRRNFVKSSALLSSSLFLGPTLANAVGGVFPKSPLRPVALHWLEETENRIIDGATWGVPWPMGQLKQNADFSLKNTNGAKHAVQSWPLAYWPDGSLKWTGHAMPSGVTGFNDFSLVPGEKIQPDQSLKVAETSLEISIDTGKIQCTINKKGKDLIAAVQRNGRTQLKNGRLVLHHQDQAPGEEGTVNTSEFEGKIEKISLEQKGPLRTVVKIEGKHDAEGKKAWLPFVVRLYFYQGGESIRVMHTIIYDGDEYKDFIKGLGLRFSVPMEDELYDRHIRFAGEEEGVFGEAVKGLTGLRRNPGQHIKTAQVEGKKTPPVDQFAESVSSRLHYIPNFGDYTLSQTSPDAFEIRKRTKKGHSWLKSGFGQRSRGTGYLGGPKGGVVFGIRNFWQSYPAQIDIRNAHTDEGEVTLWLWAPDAPAMDLRFYHDGMGQDTHEKQLDALNITYEDYEPGFGTPMGVARTSEMKLWILEETPQNETFNALANGIQEPAVVCCEPAYLHQVGVFGKIWDLPDRSSLIKSKIEDNLEAYFEFYHQQVDDRRWYGFWDYGDVMHSYDFDRHTWRYDVGGFAWDNSELSTDLWLWYYFLRTGRADVFRMAEAMTRHTGEVDVHHLGRFAPLGSRHNVQHWGCSAKQLRISTAANRRFYYYLTADERVGDLMREQVNAVETLKEIPPTRKVTDQSVWDTESDPNKVYVSFGTDYGAVSAAWFTEWERTGDDKVKEKLMNSMRTIAAQPKGFFSAGAKMDLRTGEFDRVDHQRASASHLSAVFGLMEVCAELVQNIDMPEFEAAWIQYCELYNAGEEEQEEVLGNALGKMNLGQGHSRLTAYAAKIKNDPELAQRAWREFVGGGAGYRLREPYVRTLEGDEVLRPMEEAHVSTNATAQWGLAAIQCLGLIGDELKW encoded by the coding sequence ATGAGTAACTATAATATAACCCGAAGAAATTTTGTAAAAAGTTCTGCTTTATTAAGTTCTTCACTTTTTTTAGGCCCCACCCTTGCTAATGCAGTTGGGGGTGTTTTTCCCAAATCACCATTGCGACCTGTAGCCTTACATTGGCTGGAGGAAACCGAAAACCGGATTATTGATGGGGCAACTTGGGGTGTGCCCTGGCCAATGGGGCAATTAAAGCAAAATGCCGACTTTTCCCTAAAGAACACCAATGGAGCCAAACATGCTGTCCAGTCCTGGCCATTGGCATATTGGCCGGATGGATCCTTAAAATGGACCGGACATGCTATGCCCTCGGGGGTAACGGGATTTAATGATTTTAGCCTTGTACCAGGGGAAAAAATTCAACCTGATCAATCCCTTAAAGTGGCAGAAACCTCCTTAGAAATTTCAATCGATACAGGGAAAATCCAATGTACGATCAACAAAAAGGGAAAAGATTTAATTGCGGCTGTTCAAAGGAATGGGAGAACCCAATTAAAAAACGGTCGATTGGTGTTGCATCACCAAGACCAAGCCCCTGGTGAAGAAGGAACAGTGAACACTTCTGAATTTGAAGGGAAAATTGAAAAGATAAGTCTCGAGCAAAAGGGCCCATTAAGGACGGTTGTAAAAATTGAGGGGAAACATGATGCGGAGGGGAAAAAAGCTTGGCTGCCCTTTGTGGTACGGCTTTATTTTTATCAGGGAGGTGAATCTATTAGGGTTATGCATACCATCATTTATGATGGGGATGAATATAAAGATTTTATTAAAGGATTGGGTCTACGTTTTTCTGTCCCTATGGAGGACGAACTCTATGACCGGCATATAAGGTTTGCCGGCGAAGAAGAAGGCGTTTTTGGAGAAGCGGTCAAGGGCCTTACTGGATTAAGAAGAAACCCCGGGCAACATATCAAAACAGCCCAGGTAGAAGGCAAAAAAACACCTCCAGTTGATCAATTTGCTGAAAGTGTCTCCAGCCGCTTACATTACATTCCCAACTTTGGGGATTATACACTTTCACAAACCAGTCCGGATGCATTCGAAATCCGCAAAAGGACAAAAAAAGGCCATTCCTGGTTGAAATCGGGTTTTGGACAAAGGTCAAGGGGGACTGGTTATCTGGGTGGCCCAAAAGGAGGGGTTGTTTTTGGCATAAGGAATTTTTGGCAAAGTTACCCTGCCCAAATTGATATTAGAAATGCCCATACCGATGAGGGTGAAGTGACTTTATGGCTGTGGGCCCCTGATGCCCCTGCGATGGACCTGCGATTTTACCATGATGGAATGGGACAGGATACCCATGAAAAGCAATTGGATGCCCTCAATATCACCTATGAGGATTATGAACCAGGTTTTGGAACCCCAATGGGGGTTGCCAGAACCAGTGAAATGAAGCTTTGGATACTTGAGGAAACTCCTCAAAACGAAACTTTCAATGCTTTGGCCAATGGAATCCAGGAACCCGCCGTGGTTTGTTGTGAACCGGCCTATTTGCATCAGGTTGGGGTTTTTGGTAAAATTTGGGATCTCCCGGACCGAAGCTCCTTAATTAAATCCAAAATTGAGGATAATTTGGAAGCCTATTTTGAATTTTACCACCAACAGGTGGATGACCGCCGATGGTATGGCTTTTGGGATTATGGGGATGTTATGCATTCCTATGATTTTGACAGGCATACCTGGCGTTATGATGTAGGAGGCTTTGCCTGGGACAACTCAGAATTGTCCACCGACCTTTGGCTATGGTATTATTTTTTAAGGACCGGTAGAGCGGATGTTTTCCGGATGGCCGAAGCGATGACCCGGCACACTGGGGAAGTGGATGTTCACCATCTGGGGCGTTTTGCCCCATTGGGAAGCCGGCATAATGTCCAGCATTGGGGCTGCAGTGCCAAACAATTAAGGATCAGCACGGCGGCTAACCGAAGGTTTTACTATTACCTGACTGCAGATGAAAGAGTTGGAGACCTAATGAGGGAACAAGTAAATGCAGTTGAAACTTTAAAGGAAATTCCTCCCACCAGAAAGGTGACCGATCAGTCCGTTTGGGATACCGAAAGTGACCCCAATAAAGTTTATGTCAGCTTTGGTACCGATTATGGAGCAGTTTCCGCCGCTTGGTTTACAGAATGGGAACGCACCGGTGACGATAAGGTCAAGGAAAAATTGATGAACAGCATGCGGACCATTGCTGCCCAGCCCAAAGGTTTTTTCTCCGCAGGAGCTAAAATGGACCTGAGAACAGGCGAATTTGATAGGGTGGATCATCAACGGGCCTCAGCTTCTCATTTGAGTGCTGTCTTCGGTTTGATGGAGGTTTGTGCAGAATTGGTACAGAATATAGACATGCCGGAATTCGAAGCTGCTTGGATCCAATATTGTGAACTTTATAATGCCGGAGAAGAGGAGCAGGAGGAAGTATTGGGTAATGCCCTGGGGAAAATGAACCTTGGCCAGGGCCATAGCCGACTAACGGCCTATGCGGCAAAAATAAAAAATGACCCAGAGTTGGCCCAGAGAGCTTGGAGGGAGTTTGTAGGAGGAGGGGCAGGTTATCGCCTCAGGGAACCTTATGTCCGCACTTTGGAAGGGGATGAGGTGCTTAGGCCAATGGAAGAGGCCCATGTCTCCACCAATGCCACAGCCCAATGGGGATTAGCAGCCATCCAATGCCTTGGATTAATAGGTGATGAGTTGAAATGGTAA